Proteins from a genomic interval of Pseudomonas sp. RC10:
- a CDS encoding excinuclease ABC subunit UvrA: protein MTTAPHPPQDADTRSLGSSKVAPDQPGFVRVRGAREHNLKDVDVDIPRDALVVFTGVSGSGKSSLAFSTLYAEAQRRYFESVAPYARRLIDQVGAPNVDSIEGLPPAVALQQQRGTPSTRSSVGSVTTLSSLIRMLYSRAGHYPDGQPMLYAEDFSPNLPQGACPECHGLGRVYEVSEALMVPDDSLTIRQRAVASWPLAWQGQNQRDILVTLGYDVDIPWRDLPKKQRDWILFTEEQPTAPVYAGLTPEETRVALKRKLEPSYQGTFIGARRYVLHTFTHSQSALMKKRVSQFMRGSPCPLCDGKRLKREALSVTFAGLDIGELSQMPLLRLADVLKPVADGATKTDMSIEKRLAAQRIAQDLLARVTTLTDLGLGYLALERSTPTLSSGELQRLRLATQLGSQLFGVIYVLDEPSAGLHPADSEALFAALQQLKASGNSLFVVEHDLETMRRADWLIDVGPAAGEHGGRVLYSGPPEGLAQIEASRTRQHLFAEHNELRTERRAPSGWLRLEGITRNNLDNLNAEFPLGCFTAVTGISGSGKSSLVSQALLELVGADLGRPTAASDQDEPSLEDDAPQFTGGRIASGLETIKRLVQVDQKPIGRTPRSNLATYTGLFDNVRKLFAATDDAKSADYDAGQFSFNVAKGRCDVCEGEGFVSVELLFMPSVYAPCPTCHGARYNPQTLAVKWQGLSIAEVLQLTVDQAVKVFAEQPTVLRSLTVLRDIGLGYLRLGQPATELSGGEAQRIKLATELQRNARGATLYVLDEPTTGLHPSDVDRLLVQLNALVDNGHTVIVVEHEMRVVAQSDWVIDIGPGAGDRGGKIVASGTPEKVAKAKASRTAPFLRKVLTGF, encoded by the coding sequence ATGACCACAGCGCCACACCCTCCGCAAGACGCAGACACCCGATCCCTTGGTTCTTCCAAAGTCGCGCCGGATCAACCCGGCTTTGTCAGGGTGCGCGGCGCGCGCGAACACAACCTCAAGGACGTCGATGTGGACATCCCGAGGGATGCCTTGGTGGTGTTCACGGGGGTGTCGGGGTCGGGCAAATCCTCCTTGGCATTCTCGACGCTCTACGCGGAAGCCCAGCGCCGGTATTTCGAATCGGTCGCGCCCTATGCTCGCCGCCTGATCGACCAGGTGGGCGCACCCAACGTCGATTCCATCGAGGGCCTGCCGCCCGCCGTCGCCCTGCAACAGCAGCGGGGCACGCCCAGCACACGCTCGTCGGTAGGCAGCGTCACTACTTTGTCGAGCCTGATTCGCATGCTGTACTCGCGGGCCGGCCACTACCCGGACGGCCAGCCCATGCTGTACGCCGAGGATTTCTCGCCCAATCTGCCACAAGGCGCCTGCCCCGAATGCCATGGTTTGGGCCGCGTGTATGAAGTGTCGGAAGCGCTGATGGTCCCGGACGACTCGCTGACCATCCGCCAGCGCGCCGTCGCCTCTTGGCCGCTCGCGTGGCAAGGGCAAAATCAGCGCGACATCCTCGTGACCCTGGGCTATGACGTCGACATCCCTTGGCGCGACCTGCCGAAAAAACAGCGGGATTGGATTCTGTTTACTGAAGAGCAGCCGACCGCGCCGGTGTACGCCGGGCTCACCCCGGAAGAAACCCGCGTCGCCCTCAAACGCAAGCTGGAGCCGAGCTATCAGGGCACGTTTATCGGCGCCCGACGCTACGTGCTGCACACCTTCACCCACTCCCAAAGCGCGCTGATGAAGAAACGCGTGTCGCAGTTCATGCGCGGCAGCCCGTGCCCGCTCTGCGACGGCAAGCGCCTGAAACGCGAAGCCTTGTCGGTGACCTTTGCCGGTCTGGACATCGGCGAGCTGTCGCAAATGCCGCTCCTGCGCTTGGCCGACGTGTTGAAGCCGGTGGCCGATGGGGCGACCAAGACCGATATGTCCATCGAAAAACGCCTTGCCGCCCAGCGCATCGCCCAAGACCTGTTGGCTCGCGTAACGACCCTCACCGACCTTGGCCTCGGTTATCTGGCACTGGAACGCAGCACGCCGACCCTGTCGTCCGGCGAGCTGCAACGCCTGCGCCTCGCCACGCAGCTCGGTTCGCAACTGTTTGGTGTGATTTACGTGCTGGACGAACCGTCCGCTGGCCTGCATCCCGCCGACAGTGAAGCCCTGTTCGCCGCGTTGCAGCAGCTCAAAGCGTCGGGCAACTCTCTGTTCGTGGTCGAACACGACCTGGAAACCATGCGCCGCGCTGACTGGTTGATCGACGTCGGTCCTGCGGCGGGCGAACATGGCGGACGCGTGCTTTACAGTGGTCCTCCCGAAGGGCTTGCGCAGATCGAGGCGTCTCGCACCCGTCAGCACCTGTTCGCGGAGCATAACGAGTTGCGCACCGAGCGCCGCGCACCCTCAGGTTGGCTGCGCCTCGAAGGCATCACCCGCAACAACCTCGACAACCTGAACGCTGAGTTTCCGCTGGGGTGCTTCACAGCCGTGACCGGCATTTCCGGCTCCGGCAAATCAAGCCTGGTCAGTCAGGCATTGCTGGAACTGGTGGGAGCAGACCTGGGTCGTCCCACCGCCGCCAGCGATCAGGACGAACCGAGCCTCGAAGACGACGCCCCGCAATTCACCGGCGGGCGCATCGCCAGCGGGCTGGAAACGATCAAGCGCCTGGTACAAGTGGACCAGAAACCCATCGGCCGCACCCCGCGCTCGAACCTCGCGACCTACACGGGACTGTTCGACAATGTGCGCAAACTGTTCGCCGCCACCGATGACGCCAAATCAGCCGACTACGATGCCGGACAGTTCTCTTTCAACGTCGCCAAAGGCCGTTGCGATGTGTGCGAAGGCGAAGGCTTCGTCAGCGTCGAATTGCTGTTCATGCCGAGCGTCTACGCACCCTGCCCGACCTGCCACGGCGCCCGCTATAACCCGCAAACACTGGCCGTTAAATGGCAAGGCCTCAGCATCGCTGAAGTGCTGCAACTGACCGTCGATCAAGCCGTCAAGGTGTTCGCCGAGCAACCCACCGTCCTTCGCTCATTAACCGTGCTTCGGGACATCGGCCTTGGCTACCTGCGCCTCGGCCAACCCGCCACCGAACTCTCCGGCGGCGAGGCCCAACGCATCAAACTCGCCACAGAACTGCAACGCAACGCCCGTGGCGCCACCCTTTACGTCCTCGACGAACCCACCACCGGCCTGCACCCCAGCGACGTCGACCGCCTGCTCGTTCAACTGAACGCACTGGTCGACAACGGCCACACCGTCATCGTCGTCGAACACGAAATGCGCGTCGTGGCCCAGAGCGACTGGGTCATCGACATTGGGCCTGGTGCAGGTGATCGAGGCGGAAAAATCGTGGCCAGCGGTACGCCGGAGAAAGTCGCTAAAGCGAAGGCAAGCCGGACCGCGCCGTTTTTGAGGAAGGTGTTAACAGGGTTCTAA
- a CDS encoding DUF1778 domain-containing protein: protein MNQILERDKPVPINMRVDTKKRSLIDAAVEILGTDRTSFILEAACKRAEEVLLDRRLFLLSDEAFDRFEQALNDNSLGNNECVRKLLAKPKPWS, encoded by the coding sequence ATGAACCAAATCTTAGAACGCGATAAACCCGTTCCGATCAACATGCGGGTCGATACCAAAAAACGCAGCTTGATTGACGCCGCTGTCGAGATTCTTGGAACAGACCGGACCAGCTTCATCCTTGAGGCTGCGTGCAAACGCGCCGAAGAAGTGCTTTTGGATCGCAGACTGTTCTTGTTGAGTGATGAAGCCTTTGACCGATTTGAGCAAGCGCTCAACGACAATTCATTAGGGAATAACGAATGCGTCAGGAAACTGCTTGCAAAGCCGAAACCTTGGAGCTGA
- the pgsA gene encoding CDP-diacylglycerol--glycerol-3-phosphate 3-phosphatidyltransferase: protein MNIPNLITVLRVLLIPIFILLFYLPYHWSYTAASSVFALAAATDWLDGYLARRLEQSTPFGAFLDPVADKLMVAVALVLLVQAHANFWLTLPAAVIIGREIVISALREWMAELGARAQVAVSNLGKWKTAAQMLALVILLANPPAFTFWVVLGYVLLMVAAGLTLWSMVQYLRAAWPHLRTTTEQK from the coding sequence ATGAATATCCCTAATCTGATCACCGTATTACGTGTCCTGCTGATTCCGATCTTCATTCTGCTGTTTTACCTGCCTTATCACTGGAGCTATACCGCTGCCAGTTCGGTTTTCGCGTTGGCGGCCGCCACCGACTGGCTGGACGGCTATCTCGCCCGGCGCCTGGAGCAAAGCACGCCATTTGGCGCATTTCTCGATCCTGTCGCGGACAAACTGATGGTGGCCGTGGCGCTGGTGCTGCTGGTCCAGGCCCATGCCAATTTCTGGCTTACGCTGCCTGCCGCCGTGATCATCGGTCGCGAGATTGTGATTTCAGCGTTGCGTGAATGGATGGCCGAGTTGGGCGCCCGTGCTCAGGTCGCTGTGTCTAATCTGGGCAAGTGGAAAACCGCCGCGCAGATGCTGGCGTTGGTGATTCTCCTGGCCAACCCACCCGCTTTCACCTTCTGGGTGGTGTTGGGTTATGTGTTGCTGATGGTCGCGGCGGGGCTGACCCTATGGTCGATGGTGCAGTACCTCAGAGCGGCGTGGCCGCATCTGCGCACTACCACAGAGCAAAAATAA
- the uvrC gene encoding excinuclease ABC subunit UvrC: MTQSFDPSAFLATCSGRPGVYRMFDIDGRLLYVGKAKNLKKRLASYFRKTGHAPKTGALVGRIASVETTITANETEALLLEQTLIKESRPPYNILLRDDKSYPYVHLSDGEFPRLSIHRGAKKAKGRYFGPYPSAGAIRESLSILQKTFHVRQCEDSFYKNRTRPCLQYQIKRCKAPCVNFVEPEVYAEDVRHSVMFLEGRSNALTDELNMLMEKAAMALNFEQAAELRDQIGLLRRVQDQQSMEGGSGDVDVVAAFVNPGGACVHLISVRAGRVLGSKNFFPQVGIEEEVGEVMSAFLAQYFLGGGERELPSEVIVNVVNDDFPALIDAIDASRGKEITISHRVRGTRARWQQLAVTNAEQALAARLANRQHVAARFEALAEVLKLDEPPQRLECYDISHSSGEATVASCVVFGPEGPIKSDYRRYNIEGVTAGDDYAAMHQALTRRFSKINDGAGKLPDILLVDGGKGQLNMARDVLNELAVPDLILLGVAKGTTRKAGFETLYLNDVAHEFTLKGDSPALHLIQQIRDEAHRFAITGHRARRGKTRRTSTLEGVAGVGPTRRRDLLKHFGGLQELSRASIEEIAKAPGISKKLAESIYASLHSE; encoded by the coding sequence ATGACCCAATCGTTCGATCCCAGCGCGTTTCTTGCCACCTGCAGTGGCCGTCCCGGTGTCTATCGCATGTTCGATATCGACGGGCGGCTTCTTTATGTCGGCAAGGCCAAAAACCTGAAAAAACGCCTCGCCAGTTATTTCCGCAAGACCGGCCATGCGCCGAAGACCGGCGCACTCGTCGGGCGCATCGCGTCGGTCGAAACCACCATCACCGCCAACGAAACCGAGGCGCTGTTGCTGGAGCAGACGCTGATCAAGGAATCGCGGCCGCCCTACAATATTTTGCTGCGCGACGACAAATCCTACCCTTACGTGCACCTGTCCGACGGCGAGTTTCCGCGTCTGAGCATCCATCGCGGGGCAAAAAAAGCCAAAGGCCGTTATTTCGGGCCTTACCCGAGTGCAGGGGCGATCCGTGAAAGCCTGAGCATTCTGCAAAAGACCTTTCACGTGCGTCAGTGCGAGGACAGCTTCTACAAGAACCGCACCCGCCCCTGCCTGCAATACCAGATCAAACGCTGCAAAGCGCCATGCGTGAATTTCGTCGAACCTGAGGTGTATGCCGAGGACGTACGTCACTCGGTGATGTTTCTGGAAGGACGCAGCAATGCGTTGACCGATGAGTTGAACATGCTCATGGAAAAGGCGGCAATGGCGCTGAATTTCGAGCAGGCCGCCGAATTGCGTGATCAGATCGGCCTGCTCCGACGGGTTCAGGATCAGCAAAGCATGGAAGGCGGAAGTGGCGACGTCGACGTGGTCGCGGCTTTCGTCAACCCTGGCGGCGCCTGTGTTCATCTCATCAGCGTCCGTGCCGGTCGCGTGTTGGGCAGCAAGAATTTCTTTCCTCAGGTCGGGATCGAGGAGGAGGTCGGGGAGGTTATGTCTGCGTTCCTGGCCCAGTATTTTCTTGGGGGCGGCGAACGCGAGTTGCCGAGCGAAGTGATCGTGAACGTGGTCAATGACGACTTCCCGGCGCTGATCGATGCCATCGATGCCTCTCGCGGCAAGGAAATCACCATCAGCCACCGGGTGCGCGGCACCCGGGCGCGCTGGCAGCAACTGGCCGTGACCAACGCTGAACAGGCATTGGCGGCGCGGTTGGCCAACCGTCAGCACGTCGCGGCGCGTTTCGAGGCGCTGGCCGAGGTGCTCAAGCTGGATGAGCCACCGCAGCGGCTCGAATGCTACGACATCAGCCATTCCAGTGGTGAGGCGACGGTTGCGTCCTGCGTGGTGTTCGGCCCGGAGGGTCCGATCAAGTCCGATTACCGCCGGTACAACATTGAAGGCGTGACGGCTGGCGACGACTACGCCGCCATGCATCAGGCGCTGACCCGGCGCTTCAGCAAAATCAACGACGGTGCCGGGAAACTTCCGGACATCCTGTTGGTGGACGGTGGTAAAGGCCAGTTGAATATGGCGCGTGATGTGCTCAACGAGCTCGCCGTGCCGGACCTCATTTTGCTCGGCGTGGCAAAAGGAACGACCCGCAAGGCCGGTTTCGAAACCCTGTATTTAAACGACGTTGCTCATGAATTCACGCTGAAGGGCGATTCGCCTGCGCTGCACCTGATTCAACAGATCCGGGACGAAGCCCACCGCTTCGCCATCACTGGCCACCGCGCCCGGCGTGGCAAGACCCGCCGCACGTCCACCCTCGAAGGCGTGGCAGGCGTGGGCCCGACGCGGCGTCGCGACTTGCTCAAACACTTCGGTGGGTTGCAGGAATTGTCCCGCGCCAGCATCGAAGAAATCGCCAAGGCACCCGGAATCAGTAAAAAGCTCGCAGAGTCGATTTATGCCAGCCTGCACAGCGAGTAG
- the uvrY gene encoding UvrY/SirA/GacA family response regulator transcription factor, with product MIRVLVVDDHDLVRTGITRMLADIDGLQVVGQADSGEESLKKARELKPDVVLMDVKMPGIGGLEATRKMLRSHPDIKVVAVTVCEEDPFPTRLLQAGAAGYMTKGAGLTEMVQAIRLVFAGQRYISPQIAQQLALKSFQPQTSNSPFDLLSEREIQIALMIVGCQKVQTISDKLCLSPKTVNTYRYRIFEKLSIGSDVELALLAVRHGMVDASA from the coding sequence TTGATTAGGGTGCTGGTTGTCGATGACCATGATCTGGTTCGGACAGGTATCACACGCATGCTTGCCGACATCGACGGTCTGCAGGTGGTCGGCCAGGCCGACTCCGGCGAAGAGTCTTTGAAGAAGGCGCGAGAGCTCAAGCCCGACGTCGTGCTCATGGACGTCAAAATGCCGGGTATCGGCGGCCTTGAGGCCACGCGCAAAATGCTGCGCAGTCACCCTGACATCAAGGTCGTGGCAGTCACTGTCTGCGAAGAAGATCCGTTTCCGACACGTCTGCTGCAAGCGGGTGCGGCGGGCTACATGACTAAAGGTGCGGGCCTGACTGAAATGGTTCAGGCCATTCGGCTGGTCTTCGCAGGGCAGCGCTACATCAGCCCGCAGATTGCCCAGCAACTGGCACTCAAATCGTTCCAGCCACAGACCAGCAATTCGCCGTTCGACCTGCTGTCCGAGCGGGAAATCCAGATTGCCCTGATGATCGTCGGTTGCCAGAAAGTGCAAACCATCTCCGACAAGTTGTGTCTATCGCCGAAAACCGTCAATACCTACCGCTATCGCATCTTCGAGAAGCTTTCGATCGGCAGCGACGTCGAGCTGGCCTTGCTGGCCGTTCGTCACGGCATGGTCGATGCCAGCGCCTGA
- a CDS encoding helix-turn-helix transcriptional regulator translates to MSGIGARLREERERLGLSQRAFGEIGGVEPNAQGKYENGDRTPKADYLAAVAAKGVDVLYVLTGSPTPVPIENLSEVEEWVLGSYRTLVKEDQDAILRLTTALAEYKATYAVEKKSAPQED, encoded by the coding sequence ATGAGTGGAATAGGTGCCCGGCTTAGGGAAGAACGCGAGCGCTTGGGGCTGTCGCAACGAGCGTTCGGCGAAATTGGTGGTGTCGAACCCAATGCGCAAGGAAAGTACGAAAACGGTGACCGTACGCCGAAAGCCGATTACCTGGCGGCAGTGGCTGCCAAAGGTGTAGACGTGCTCTATGTGTTGACCGGTTCGCCCACCCCGGTGCCGATCGAAAACCTCAGTGAGGTTGAAGAGTGGGTGCTGGGCAGCTACAGAACACTGGTCAAGGAAGATCAGGATGCCATTCTCCGGTTGACGACTGCGTTGGCGGAATACAAGGCGACCTACGCCGTTGAAAAGAAATCCGCCCCGCAAGAAGACTGA
- a CDS encoding DNA-binding protein, with protein MPGIRTAAQAKAWLEEQGKSVQEFARENCVDAATTYQILSGRKKGRRGESHKVAVLLGMKIGVIPDSASSAEPKI; from the coding sequence ATGCCCGGAATACGCACCGCAGCACAAGCCAAGGCCTGGCTCGAAGAGCAAGGCAAATCCGTTCAAGAATTTGCCCGGGAAAATTGTGTGGACGCGGCCACGACCTATCAGATTCTTTCTGGCCGGAAAAAAGGCCGACGCGGAGAATCCCATAAGGTAGCGGTGCTGTTGGGGATGAAAATCGGGGTCATTCCGGACTCGGCTTCGTCCGCTGAACCCAAGATATGA
- a CDS encoding GNAT family N-acetyltransferase has translation MTPLIAPEGKRLQLRPATDETLAFARELTRVNMRDYYSHYGLVWQPEAFDTEWPNRESYVVEQAGKAIGFLSLTLESDYLYIRDIQLIEAYRGEGVGEWVMVWVLQMARTRGCARVRLKVFKNNPASGLYLRLGYRHVGEEPALYWMEYVLEA, from the coding sequence ATGACGCCGCTCATCGCGCCCGAGGGTAAACGGTTACAGCTGCGGCCCGCCACCGATGAGACGCTAGCCTTCGCTCGAGAGCTGACGCGGGTCAACATGCGTGACTATTACAGCCACTACGGTCTGGTCTGGCAGCCCGAAGCCTTCGACACGGAATGGCCCAACCGAGAGAGTTATGTGGTGGAGCAGGCGGGCAAGGCGATCGGCTTTCTCAGTCTGACCCTGGAGAGTGATTACCTTTATATCCGCGACATTCAACTGATCGAGGCCTATCGCGGCGAAGGCGTGGGGGAATGGGTCATGGTGTGGGTGTTGCAAATGGCCAGGACGCGGGGGTGTGCGAGGGTTCGGCTGAAAGTGTTCAAGAACAATCCGGCGTCGGGCCTGTACCTTCGGCTCGGTTATCGCCACGTGGGAGAGGAGCCTGCACTGTATTGGATGGAGTATGTGCTGGAGGCGTGA
- a CDS encoding carbon-nitrogen hydrolase family protein, producing MHVNETPGAAVLAVAQSRSDAGNIAANIARHLAFMEQAAGLGVSFLMFPELSLTGYEPELARGMAITSEDTRLRPLLVKAREWGMTTVVGAPVRSSTGDGLSIAAFILHPDGGVTVQHKQHLHSGEEAVFTAGAGGEAFNLGSECLGLAICADFCQASHPRRAAEAGASIYAASVLISEGGYAHDAGLLSGHARTYRMAVLMANYAGVTGGWHSGGRSALWDEQGAQVAALPDAEEGLLVAQRLGSGWETRSHRVAL from the coding sequence ATGCATGTCAATGAAACACCCGGTGCAGCGGTGCTGGCCGTCGCTCAATCCCGGTCGGACGCGGGAAATATCGCCGCCAATATCGCTCGGCATCTCGCGTTCATGGAGCAGGCGGCGGGACTCGGGGTGAGTTTCTTGATGTTTCCCGAACTGTCGCTGACCGGTTATGAACCCGAATTGGCTCGGGGGATGGCCATCACTTCGGAGGATACTCGGCTGCGACCGTTGCTGGTGAAGGCACGTGAATGGGGCATGACCACGGTCGTAGGCGCGCCAGTCCGTTCATCCACCGGTGACGGCCTATCGATCGCTGCCTTCATTCTTCATCCCGACGGCGGCGTGACCGTCCAGCACAAGCAGCATTTGCACAGTGGCGAGGAAGCGGTCTTTACGGCCGGAGCGGGCGGCGAAGCGTTCAACTTGGGGAGTGAATGCCTCGGGCTGGCCATCTGTGCCGATTTCTGCCAGGCCTCTCACCCAAGGCGGGCCGCCGAGGCAGGCGCGTCAATATACGCGGCCAGCGTGTTGATTTCGGAAGGCGGGTACGCACACGACGCTGGGTTGCTCAGCGGCCATGCCCGCACCTATCGGATGGCTGTTTTGATGGCCAACTATGCGGGCGTCACCGGCGGTTGGCATTCCGGAGGGCGCAGCGCGCTGTGGGATGAACAGGGCGCGCAAGTAGCTGCCCTCCCTGACGCGGAAGAGGGGCTATTGGTTGCGCAGCGTTTGGGAAGCGGGTGGGAGACCCGTTCACACCGGGTCGCGCTGTAG
- a CDS encoding 3-deoxy-7-phosphoheptulonate synthase, giving the protein MNSSVAATHLSDLPSSPVTLIDSHPAPQRLPSTLALKNQLPLSPALAAQVAAHRQSVRAILNGEDTRLLVVVGPCSIHDPKSALEYAERLANLATEVSDQMLLVMRAYVEKPRTTVGWKGLAYDPHLDGSDDMAAGLTLSRHLMREMISLGLPIATELLQPIAAGYFDDLLSWVAIGARTTESQIHREMASGLHMPVGFKNGTDGGIAVACDAIRSAAHAHRHFGIDRHGHPAIIETQGNPDTHIVLRGGHAGPNYDQASVATVNASLDKHRMAARIMVDCSHANSGKDPLRQPHVFNDVLQQRLAGDQTLTGMMLESHLFEGCQPLSDSMRYGVSVTDGCLGWDGTEQLLRDAVNKLRYR; this is encoded by the coding sequence ATGAATTCGTCCGTCGCCGCAACACACCTGTCCGACCTGCCGTCCAGCCCTGTGACCCTGATCGACAGCCACCCTGCCCCACAACGGCTGCCCAGCACCCTGGCATTGAAAAACCAGTTGCCGCTGAGCCCGGCCCTCGCCGCCCAAGTGGCTGCTCATCGCCAATCGGTACGCGCCATCCTCAACGGCGAAGACACCCGCCTGCTGGTGGTCGTCGGCCCCTGCTCCATTCACGACCCGAAATCTGCGCTGGAATACGCTGAACGCCTGGCCAACCTCGCCACCGAGGTCAGCGACCAGATGCTGCTGGTGATGCGTGCATACGTGGAAAAGCCCCGCACCACCGTGGGCTGGAAAGGCCTCGCCTACGACCCGCACCTGGATGGCAGCGACGACATGGCCGCGGGCCTGACCCTGTCCCGACATTTGATGCGCGAGATGATCAGCCTCGGCCTGCCGATTGCCACCGAGCTGCTGCAACCGATCGCCGCCGGTTACTTCGATGACCTGCTGAGCTGGGTCGCCATCGGCGCCCGCACCACCGAATCGCAAATCCACCGCGAAATGGCCAGCGGCCTGCACATGCCGGTGGGATTCAAGAATGGCACGGATGGTGGCATCGCCGTGGCTTGCGACGCCATTCGTTCGGCGGCCCATGCCCATCGTCACTTCGGCATCGACCGCCACGGCCATCCGGCGATCATCGAGACCCAGGGCAACCCGGACACCCACATCGTGCTGCGCGGCGGGCATGCCGGCCCCAATTACGATCAGGCCAGCGTGGCCACGGTCAATGCCAGTCTGGACAAACACCGCATGGCGGCCCGGATCATGGTCGATTGCAGCCACGCCAACAGTGGCAAAGACCCACTGCGTCAGCCCCACGTCTTCAATGACGTCCTGCAACAGCGGCTGGCAGGTGATCAAACGCTGACCGGCATGATGCTGGAGAGCCACCTTTTCGAGGGTTGCCAGCCACTGAGCGATTCGATGCGTTATGGCGTATCGGTCACCGACGGCTGCCTGGGTTGGGACGGCACTGAACAGCTGCTGCGTGACGCCGTGAACAAACTCCGTTACAGGTAA
- a CDS encoding triacylglycerol lipase, with protein MNDTPITTKYPILLVHGLFGFDRIGTFDMFHGIVTALENAGCRVHVPVLSSTHDNETRGEQLLEQIDRFMNRTGYLKANLIGHSQGALTARYAAAVRPDRVASVTSVCGPNHGSEVADWVRRALTPGALPERQAARLIRGFSYFLSLLGGTTDLPRDPVRALDALTTNGVEQFNRRYPQGLPDEWGGEGPERVDGVNYYSWSGCLRDTLLDEGQNAFDPLHLALRSYALLFEREAEHNDGLVGRYSSHLGKVIRSDYPLDHMDAINQTAGWVRSDIDPVQLYVDHAGLLFRKGL; from the coding sequence ATGAATGACACACCTATCACGACCAAATACCCGATCCTGTTGGTCCACGGGCTGTTCGGGTTTGATCGTATCGGCACGTTCGACATGTTTCACGGGATCGTTACCGCACTGGAGAACGCTGGCTGCCGTGTTCACGTGCCGGTGCTGTCCAGCACCCACGACAATGAAACCCGGGGCGAACAGCTTCTCGAACAGATCGACCGTTTCATGAACCGCACCGGCTATTTGAAAGCCAATCTGATCGGCCACAGCCAGGGCGCGTTAACGGCCCGTTACGCAGCCGCTGTCCGTCCGGACCGTGTGGCCTCAGTCACTTCTGTCTGTGGCCCGAACCATGGCTCCGAAGTCGCGGACTGGGTCCGGCGGGCGTTGACACCCGGGGCATTGCCGGAACGACAGGCCGCGCGACTGATAAGAGGGTTTAGCTATTTTCTCTCGTTGCTGGGCGGCACCACTGATTTGCCGCGAGACCCGGTCCGCGCACTGGATGCATTGACAACCAACGGGGTCGAACAATTTAACCGCCGGTACCCTCAGGGCCTGCCAGATGAATGGGGTGGCGAAGGGCCAGAGCGTGTAGACGGCGTGAACTACTACTCCTGGAGCGGATGCCTGCGAGACACGCTGTTGGACGAAGGGCAAAACGCATTCGACCCACTACACTTGGCACTGCGCAGCTATGCCCTGCTGTTTGAGCGCGAGGCCGAACACAACGACGGCCTCGTCGGTCGCTACAGTTCCCATTTGGGTAAAGTCATTCGTTCCGACTACCCACTCGATCATATGGACGCCATCAACCAGACGGCGGGATGGGTGCGCAGCGATATCGATCCCGTACAGCTTTACGTCGATCATGCAGGCTTGTTGTTTCGCAAAGGCTTGTAG
- a CDS encoding peptidylprolyl isomerase, with amino-acid sequence MAKATARHILVSSEAKCNELKAEIENGADFAEVAKANSSCPSSRQGGDLGSFGPGQMVKEFDTVVFSAPVNVVQGPVKTQFGYHLLEVTSRQD; translated from the coding sequence ATGGCTAAAGCCACTGCCCGCCACATCCTTGTTTCCAGCGAAGCGAAATGCAACGAACTCAAGGCAGAAATTGAAAATGGCGCTGACTTTGCCGAAGTCGCAAAAGCCAATTCCAGCTGCCCTTCCAGCCGTCAGGGCGGCGACCTGGGTTCGTTCGGTCCTGGCCAGATGGTCAAGGAATTCGACACCGTGGTCTTCAGCGCGCCGGTCAATGTCGTTCAGGGTCCAGTGAAAACCCAGTTTGGCTATCACCTGCTGGAAGTGACCAGCCGTCAGGACTGA